A DNA window from bacterium contains the following coding sequences:
- a CDS encoding sugar phosphate isomerase/epimerase, translating to MARTMDLAQYVYSADMTDFQTSYAEVAEAGFHAVVLGSERAQFDLRVPAQAQQAGRILESLGLRGSACHGLDIGPGGMNDPDDAAREALMQAHAGLMESTAAIGARTYVLHIGPLRADEPKPASWDRARQCVDRLVPRAEALGVLLALENGLPGYVMTNEELLAFVAEYDHPAVGICYDSGHAHVTGNAAAVLAAFAPYVVTVHLHDNDGQSDQHLIPGQGTMDWPAVVAALAQCPRLVHAETEAVNSAQWPPTPEAWPQQRVYERYMETLNVPGGDVTYR from the coding sequence ATGGCACGCACCATGGATCTCGCGCAGTATGTGTACTCCGCCGACATGACCGACTTTCAGACCTCGTATGCCGAGGTCGCGGAGGCCGGCTTCCATGCGGTTGTGCTCGGGTCCGAGCGCGCGCAGTTCGACCTGCGGGTGCCCGCGCAGGCGCAGCAGGCGGGGCGCATCTTGGAGAGTCTGGGCCTGCGCGGCTCGGCCTGCCATGGACTCGATATCGGGCCCGGCGGGATGAACGATCCCGATGACGCGGCCCGCGAGGCCCTGATGCAGGCCCATGCAGGCCTGATGGAGAGCACCGCCGCGATCGGGGCGCGGACGTACGTGCTGCACATCGGACCGCTGCGTGCCGACGAGCCGAAGCCCGCCTCGTGGGATCGAGCGCGGCAGTGCGTGGATAGGCTAGTCCCGCGCGCCGAGGCCCTCGGGGTTCTCCTGGCCCTCGAGAACGGCCTGCCCGGCTACGTGATGACCAACGAGGAGTTGCTGGCCTTCGTGGCTGAGTATGACCACCCGGCCGTGGGCATCTGCTATGACTCGGGTCACGCCCACGTCACAGGCAACGCGGCGGCGGTGCTGGCGGCCTTCGCGCCCTATGTCGTGACTGTCCACCTGCACGACAACGACGGGCAATCCGACCAACACCTGATCCCCGGACAGGGGACGATGGACTGGCCGGCGGTGGTGGCGGCGCTGGCGCAGTGCCCGCGTCTGGTACATGCCGAGACCGAGGCCGTCAACTCCGCGCAGTGGCCGCCCACACCCGAGGCATGGCCGCAGCAGCGGGTGTACGAGCGGTACATGGAGACGCTGAACGTGCCCGGCGGCGACGTCACATACCGGTGA